One Poecilia reticulata strain Guanapo linkage group LG4, Guppy_female_1.0+MT, whole genome shotgun sequence genomic window carries:
- the onecut3a gene encoding hepatocyte nuclear factor 6 isoform X2 — translation MELTMENIGNLHGVSHSHQTGDLMNAPHARQSSASHRNLVSHGRSAMVSSMASILEGAGDYRTDHALSGPLHPAMTMSCDSGMSLSSTYTTLTPLQHLPPISTVSEKFHHPHPHAHHHPAHQRLAAGNVSGSFTLMRDDRSLASMSNLYGHYPKDMSGMGQPLSPLSNGLGSLHGSQQTLSAYGPGAHLSNDKMLSSGGFESHAAMLSRGDEHLARGLGGHGAGLMTSLNGIHHHSHPHSQANGSMLSDRDRQTVVGGGQGAGSGQVEEINTKEVAQRITAELKRYSIPQAIFAQRILCRSQGTLSDLLRNPKPWSKLKSGRETFRRMWKWLQEPEFQRMSALRLAATQTKPASAKNRSNTRTATQRPRSSV, via the coding sequence ATGGAGCTTACAATGGAGAACATCGGAAATCTGCACGGCGTGTCTCACTCTCATCAGACAGGCGACTTAATGAACGCCCCGCACGCGCGCCAGTCGTCGGCGTCGCATCGGAACTTGGTGTCGCACGGGCGGTCAGCCATGGTGTCCAGCATGGCCTCCATACTGGAGGGAGCCGGGGACTACCGCACGGACCACGCTCTGTCCGGGCCCCTGCACCCGGCCATGACCATGTCCTGCGACTCCGGGATGAGCCTGAGCAGCACCTACACCACGCTGACGCCGCTGCAGCACCTGCCCCCCATATCCACCGTGTCGGAGAAATTTCACCACCCTCACCCGCATGCTCACCATCACCCGGCGCACCAGCGGCTCGCGGCTGGGAACGTCAGCGGAAGCTTCACCCTGATGAGGGACGACCGCAGTCTCGCCTCCATGAGTAACCTCTACGGCCACTACCCCAAAGACATGTCCGGCATGGGACAGCCCCTGTCCCCGCTCTCCAACGGTCTCGGGTCCTTGCACGGCTCGCAGCAGACCCTGAGCGCCTACGGTCCTGGAGCTCACCTGTCTAACGACAAGATGCTTTCATCGGGGGGGTTCGAGTCCCACGCAGCCATGCTGTCCCGGGGCGATGAGCACCTGGCCCGAGGTCTCGGGGGCCACGGGGCCGGGCTCATGACATCCTTGAACGGCATCCATCATCACAGCCATCCGCACTCTCAGGCAAACGGATCCATGTTGTCGGACCGGGACAGGCAGACGGTGGTGGGAGGAGGGCAGGGAGCCGGGTCGGGACAGGTGGAGGAGATAAACACCAAGGAAGTGGCGCAGCGGATAACGGCGGAGCTCAAGCGCTACAGCATTCCGCAGGCCATCTTCGCACAGAGGATCTTGTGTCGGTCCCAGGGAACTCTGTCCGACCTGCTGCGGAACCCTAAACCGTGGAGTAAACTCAAATCCGGCCGGGAGACGTTCAGGAGGATGTGGAAGTGGCTGCAGGAGCCCGAGTTCCAGCGGATGTCAGCGCTCAGGCTTGCAG